One Candidatus Methylomirabilota bacterium DNA window includes the following coding sequences:
- a CDS encoding CinA family protein: MNELVTLASSLGALLKDRKETIAVAESSAGGLISAALLAVPGASAYFLGGGVIYTQAARRALLRVPDESVAGIRSSTEAYARLKARTIRELMGATWGLAETGATGPTGNRYGDAAGHACLAVAGPVERALTLETRRADREENMLAFARAALELLQTSLGQLQRSPGR, translated from the coding sequence ATGAACGAGCTGGTCACGCTGGCATCGTCGCTCGGGGCGCTCTTGAAGGACCGGAAGGAGACGATCGCGGTGGCCGAATCGTCGGCCGGCGGCCTGATCTCGGCGGCGCTCCTCGCCGTGCCCGGCGCGTCGGCCTACTTCCTCGGGGGCGGGGTGATCTACACGCAGGCGGCCCGGCGCGCGCTGCTGCGCGTGCCGGACGAGTCGGTCGCGGGGATCCGGTCGAGCACCGAGGCGTACGCGCGCCTGAAGGCGCGGACGATCCGCGAGCTCATGGGCGCGACGTGGGGGCTCGCCGAGACGGGCGCGACCGGGCCGACGGGCAACCGCTACGGCGACGCGGCGGGCCACGCGTGCCTGGCGGTCGCGGGACCGGTCGAGCGGGCGCTGACGCTGGAAACGCGGCGCGCCGATCGGGAAGAGAACATGCTCGCGTTCGCCCGGGCGGCGCTCGAGCTCCTGCAGACCTCGCTCGGTCAGCTCCAGCGGAGCCCGGGCAGATAG